In a genomic window of uncultured Flavobacterium sp.:
- a CDS encoding T9SS type A sorting domain-containing protein: MLISTKSISQIYFSSNDYMYVKNEVLYVKQDINLASNSNLYLRNNAQLVQGTIGTSDNTGAGLLSVYQEGTSDNFEYNYWCSPVGNASASLGNENFGITMLNRPTTSIASTPITVLPASNYNGTASPLSISSTWIYKLINANNYSQWIYVGGTKTLVPGEGFSMKGTSGTDAIDPEGTGIANNPGSAQRYDFRGKPNDGDITISLGINNATLTGNPYPSALHLNAFLLDVSNAATGGVAYFWEQDKTVNSHYLTNYRGGYGSYSPVSLVSNGVYVPATFNSYNPDGSVNTTGASSGLVIERKYSPVGQGFVISATATGTATFKNSHRAFYKEGNGLSKFDKHTPKQSGPKKEDSKETDLEEVSHFKLNVIINNQFTRQLALAFVPEATDGVDFGIDALNMDQALPNDVGFWIENGNYVIEGINFDETKKVPLALKATTSTTFKFNVPEVINFNGEQPIYIYDSLDQSYHDVKNGQYEVNVLPGVYSDRFMLTFKNQISLGIDTKATKQFFIYQDNVNNNVMVSNPNTLTLKSFKFYDMLGKVVLSKKDLGTHQNFIFSTIGLSDGVYIFELLTIDNERSTGKIIISNSGK, from the coding sequence TTGCTCATTAGTACCAAAAGCATTTCTCAAATTTATTTTAGCTCTAATGACTACATGTATGTAAAAAATGAAGTACTGTATGTAAAGCAAGATATAAATTTGGCTTCTAACTCCAATTTATATTTAAGGAATAATGCGCAGCTAGTCCAAGGGACTATAGGTACTTCAGACAATACGGGTGCAGGTTTATTGTCTGTTTATCAGGAAGGTACTTCTGATAACTTTGAGTATAATTATTGGTGTTCTCCTGTTGGAAATGCTTCTGCTTCTTTAGGAAATGAAAACTTTGGTATTACGATGTTAAATCGTCCTACAACTTCCATTGCTTCAACTCCAATTACTGTTTTGCCAGCAAGCAATTACAATGGTACTGCAAGTCCCCTGTCAATATCTTCAACTTGGATCTATAAGTTAATTAACGCCAATAATTATTCGCAGTGGATTTATGTGGGAGGCACTAAAACATTGGTCCCAGGTGAAGGTTTTTCTATGAAAGGTACCAGCGGAACTGATGCAATAGATCCCGAGGGAACGGGTATAGCCAATAATCCAGGATCAGCACAAAGGTATGATTTTAGAGGAAAACCCAATGATGGTGATATAACTATTAGTTTAGGTATTAATAACGCAACTCTAACAGGGAATCCTTATCCCTCAGCCTTGCATTTAAATGCTTTTCTTTTAGACGTTTCCAACGCAGCAACTGGTGGAGTAGCTTATTTTTGGGAACAAGATAAAACTGTAAATTCACATTATCTTACAAATTATAGAGGTGGATATGGAAGCTATTCACCAGTAAGCTTAGTCTCAAATGGTGTATATGTTCCGGCAACTTTTAATTCTTATAACCCGGATGGTTCTGTAAATACTACAGGGGCCTCATCAGGACTTGTCATAGAGCGTAAGTATTCTCCTGTTGGTCAAGGTTTCGTAATTAGTGCTACAGCTACTGGAACCGCAACCTTTAAGAACAGCCATAGGGCTTTTTATAAAGAGGGAAACGGTTTGTCAAAGTTTGATAAACACACCCCAAAACAGAGCGGTCCAAAAAAAGAAGATTCGAAAGAAACTGACTTAGAGGAGGTTTCACATTTTAAATTAAATGTTATAATTAATAATCAGTTTACCAGGCAGTTGGCCTTGGCTTTCGTGCCAGAAGCTACAGATGGAGTAGATTTTGGTATTGATGCTTTAAATATGGATCAGGCGCTGCCTAATGATGTTGGTTTTTGGATAGAAAATGGTAATTATGTGATTGAAGGTATAAATTTTGATGAAACAAAAAAAGTGCCATTAGCTTTAAAGGCTACAACAAGTACAACTTTTAAATTTAATGTTCCTGAAGTAATAAATTTTAATGGCGAACAGCCTATTTATATCTACGATTCGCTTGATCAATCCTATCATGATGTAAAGAATGGGCAGTATGAAGTGAATGTTCTGCCTGGAGTGTATTCTGATCGCTTTATGCTTACATTCAAAAATCAAATTTCACTTGGAATAGACACAAAGGCTACAAAGCAATTTTTTATTTATCAGGATAATGTTAATAATAATGTAATGGTTTCAAATCCAAATACTTTAACATTGAAATCATTTAAATTTTATGATATGCTGGGTAAAGTTGTATTGTCGAAAAAAGATTTAGGAACTCATCAAAACTTCATTTTTTCAACCATAGGTTTAAGCGATGGTGTTTATATTTTTGAGTTGCTAACTATCGATAATGAAAGATCGACTGGAAAAATTATTATTTCAAATTCTGGTAAATAA
- a CDS encoding dienelactone hydrolase family protein, with protein sequence MKISKNYRYDVITNFNKKDFIKQIKQNLPMKQLPKLFFSFLLITFFGCTGFSQEKAIASNQHYIFFFHNGFIEQNDLSVVHPDYGKAEYYEILDSYRKDNFIVFSEIRKKDTDVHKYAKKVVKQIKGLLKKGVSPGKITVIGTSKGGYIAQYVSTYLANPEVNFVFIGCFRDVDIEEWPDINFCGNILTIYEKSDVLGVSAIKRKETSKLKVNHFKEIELYTNLKHGFLYKASDGWIAPSKKWANGNYE encoded by the coding sequence ATGAAAATTTCAAAAAATTACAGATATGATGTAATTACGAATTTTAATAAAAAAGATTTTATAAAACAAATTAAACAAAACTTACCTATGAAACAATTACCAAAGTTATTCTTTTCCTTTTTACTTATTACGTTTTTTGGTTGTACTGGTTTTAGCCAAGAAAAAGCAATTGCCAGTAACCAACATTATATTTTCTTTTTTCATAATGGTTTTATTGAACAAAATGATCTTAGTGTAGTACATCCTGACTATGGAAAAGCAGAATACTATGAAATTTTAGATTCCTATAGAAAGGATAATTTTATTGTTTTTAGCGAAATTAGAAAGAAAGATACTGATGTTCACAAATATGCAAAAAAAGTAGTCAAACAAATTAAAGGATTACTAAAGAAAGGTGTTTCACCAGGTAAAATAACCGTAATAGGAACTTCGAAAGGGGGGTATATTGCACAATACGTATCAACTTATCTGGCTAATCCAGAGGTGAATTTTGTTTTTATCGGATGTTTTAGGGATGTCGATATTGAAGAATGGCCTGATATTAATTTTTGCGGAAATATTCTAACTATTTATGAAAAATCTGATGTATTGGGCGTTTCAGCTATTAAAAGAAAGGAAACTTCGAAACTTAAAGTAAATCATTTTAAGGAAATAGAGTTATATACTAATCTTAAGCATGGCTTTTTATATAAAGCCTCAGACGGATGGATTGCACCATCTAAAAAATGGGCAAATGGGAACTATGAATAG
- a CDS encoding alpha/beta hydrolase-fold protein: MAKNFFILFISTILLIGCSTNKEQFGESTVENATGTALSTEEFSKIRSLNNETFDTVNFVGREQVGLKYRLYKPRQQKKGKSFPLVIVYHGSGRPIGTDNSSQLGVLPKLFASAEIQNKYPSYVLAPQFSERSSDYETDNNINLLYSKPRASLNSVMELVDSLKSNLNIDSKRIYVVGYSMGGSTAINSLATRPDLFAAGISISGIPQFDKTEEMKTIPIWLIHGLDDTENPITSDEQFYKEMSANIRFWKLKGTTHDNVFTTTILGETLPEWLFKQHKK; this comes from the coding sequence ATGGCAAAGAACTTTTTTATTTTATTCATTTCTACAATTTTATTAATAGGCTGTTCGACAAATAAAGAACAATTCGGAGAAAGTACTGTTGAAAATGCTACCGGCACTGCTTTATCAACGGAGGAATTTTCTAAAATCAGGAGCTTAAACAATGAAACTTTTGATACTGTAAATTTTGTAGGTAGAGAGCAAGTAGGACTCAAGTACCGTCTGTATAAACCCAGACAGCAAAAAAAAGGTAAATCATTCCCATTAGTAATCGTATATCATGGTTCTGGACGGCCAATTGGCACTGATAATAGTTCTCAATTAGGGGTTTTGCCAAAACTATTTGCAAGTGCAGAGATTCAAAATAAATATCCATCGTATGTTTTGGCGCCGCAATTCTCTGAACGGTCTTCAGACTATGAAACCGACAATAATATAAATCTGCTGTATTCAAAGCCTAGAGCTTCCCTAAATTCAGTAATGGAGCTTGTAGACTCGTTAAAATCAAATTTAAATATTGACAGTAAAAGAATTTACGTAGTTGGATATTCTATGGGCGGGTCAACTGCAATCAATTCATTGGCAACAAGACCAGATCTTTTTGCAGCAGGAATTAGCATTTCTGGCATACCGCAGTTTGATAAAACAGAAGAGATGAAAACAATTCCCATTTGGCTTATTCATGGTCTTGATGACACAGAAAATCCGATCACCAGTGATGAGCAATTTTATAAAGAAATGAGCGCTAATATCCGTTTTTGGAAATTAAAGGGAACAACGCACGATAATGTATTTACCACTACGATCTTAGGAGAAACATTGCCGGAATGGTTATTCAAACAGCATAAGAAATAA
- the bla gene encoding class A beta-lactamase, subclass A2, which translates to MKKILFLFFIALFSIQMFSQSSAQLRKEIEQIIASKNATVGISMKGIEDKDTMSINGNLHSPMMSIFKFHIALTVLNQVDSGMLKLEQKIFITKEDLLQDTWSPIRDEFPNVNRDFTLDQLLRYTVSHSDNNGCDILLKFIGGPKTVQKNINKQGIQDFVIKVNEQEMSIWENLYLNKTTTPEATTKLLEKFYKREILKKSSTKYLYQLMVETSRGRTWMKAGLPENTELAHRTGISGTNDEDLRAGMNDVGIVKLPNGKHFILSIFLKNITEEFEDTERIIADITKAVWEYNVKK; encoded by the coding sequence ATGAAAAAAATACTTTTTTTGTTTTTCATTGCACTTTTTTCGATTCAAATGTTCTCACAATCATCAGCACAACTTAGAAAGGAAATAGAGCAGATAATTGCTTCAAAAAATGCCACTGTGGGAATTTCCATGAAAGGAATTGAAGATAAAGATACAATGAGTATCAATGGAAACTTACATTCACCAATGATGAGTATTTTCAAATTTCACATTGCATTGACGGTTTTAAATCAGGTGGATAGTGGAATGTTAAAGTTGGAACAGAAAATTTTTATCACAAAAGAGGATTTACTTCAAGATACATGGAGTCCAATACGAGATGAATTCCCAAATGTCAACAGAGATTTTACATTAGATCAATTACTAAGATATACGGTTTCGCATAGCGATAATAACGGCTGTGATATTCTTTTAAAATTTATAGGAGGACCAAAGACTGTACAAAAAAATATTAATAAACAAGGCATTCAGGACTTTGTCATAAAAGTTAATGAGCAGGAAATGTCAATTTGGGAAAATCTGTATTTAAATAAAACAACAACACCAGAGGCAACAACAAAATTGCTTGAGAAATTTTATAAGAGAGAAATTCTTAAAAAATCCAGCACAAAATATCTCTATCAGTTAATGGTAGAAACATCCAGAGGAAGGACCTGGATGAAGGCAGGACTTCCCGAGAATACTGAGTTGGCTCATAGAACTGGCATATCTGGAACTAATGATGAAGATCTGCGGGCTGGGATGAATGATGTAGGCATTGTAAAACTTCCCAACGGAAAGCATTTCATACTTTCTATTTTTTTGAAAAATATCACCGAAGAATTTGAAGACACTGAAAGAATAATTGCAGATATTACAAAAGCAGTTTGGGAGTATAACGTAAAAAAATAA
- a CDS encoding serine hydrolase domain-containing protein has protein sequence MKQNFKLAFFAIIIFFASCNLSAQQKDNYSTKIDSLLKTKNPRNFNGVVFIQQKGKLKYAKAFGFDDFNKKTSMKVDDNFSTMSLAKQFTATLILQQVEKGTIDLQTPIRKYLPDFKYSWADTVTVHQLLNNTSGLYSESLDKPLKFKPGTAFSYSNVGYYVAGLVLEKQSGKNFETLVTALFKTCKMRNSYYPNETSSQFLTKGHLIKKDGTINQFDKISFTTDHYWGSHLIVSAQDLARWNECLHNGKLLKSTTYKMMTGYSITNTHALFSDKPIGYGYGLRINDKERIVEFGHTGFHPNEGFTAVNLYYPKTDTSIIVMENQANENFEIAYYFEQQIRNIIKKSQLLK, from the coding sequence ATGAAACAAAATTTCAAGCTTGCATTTTTTGCAATCATCATTTTTTTTGCAAGTTGCAACTTATCGGCACAGCAAAAAGACAATTACTCAACAAAAATCGACAGTTTACTGAAAACCAAAAATCCAAGAAATTTTAATGGAGTGGTTTTTATTCAACAAAAGGGAAAATTAAAATATGCAAAAGCGTTTGGGTTTGACGATTTCAATAAAAAAACTTCGATGAAAGTCGACGATAATTTCTCTACAATGTCGCTGGCAAAACAATTTACAGCAACACTTATTTTACAGCAAGTAGAAAAAGGAACGATTGATTTGCAAACACCTATTCGTAAATATTTGCCGGATTTTAAATATTCCTGGGCAGACACGGTTACCGTTCATCAACTACTGAATAACACTTCGGGTTTGTACAGCGAAAGTTTAGACAAACCCCTAAAGTTTAAACCTGGAACGGCCTTTAGTTATTCAAACGTTGGTTATTATGTGGCTGGATTGGTTTTAGAAAAGCAAAGCGGGAAAAATTTTGAAACTTTAGTAACAGCGCTTTTCAAAACATGCAAAATGAGGAACAGCTATTATCCGAATGAAACCAGCAGCCAATTTTTGACGAAAGGACACTTAATAAAGAAAGACGGAACGATAAATCAATTTGATAAAATAAGCTTTACAACTGATCATTATTGGGGAAGTCATTTAATTGTATCCGCCCAAGATTTGGCAAGATGGAATGAATGTTTACATAACGGTAAATTACTAAAGTCAACTACTTATAAAATGATGACTGGTTATTCAATAACCAATACCCATGCACTTTTTAGTGATAAACCAATTGGGTATGGTTACGGATTACGCATAAATGATAAAGAAAGGATAGTAGAATTTGGACATACAGGCTTTCATCCAAATGAAGGATTTACAGCGGTAAATTTATATTATCCTAAAACAGATACAAGTATTATTGTTATGGAGAATCAGGCGAACGAAAATTTTGAGATTGCCTATTATTTTGAACAGCAAATTAGAAATATTATAAAAAAAAGTCAGCTTTTAAAATAA
- a CDS encoding AraC family transcriptional regulator has translation MKIVFYQPKNNILKKYMEGYYFMTPDDSHQPFHYLTFPNNFFILSVAIGSQIMTDDNQIIISHSPANEIIADFLARYTRPIEILYKDPVPEITIYFKPSGINHFIDKAYLLFGQKTAINFNPFPDFYEAMKGILELNDQTLQIELLEEYWLSKFEQKDLQLIEDILLDIESDLKISDIASKHIISRQYLNTLFTKIVGKPCSEYRKIYRFRSTIEKKKNTKKLTQLTYDNLFYDQSHMIKDFKDLTKVSPQSFFKKIDIDKKNIWLYI, from the coding sequence ATGAAAATAGTTTTTTACCAGCCTAAAAATAACATTTTAAAAAAATATATGGAAGGTTACTATTTTATGACTCCTGATGATTCTCATCAACCATTTCACTACCTCACTTTTCCAAATAATTTTTTTATTCTTTCTGTAGCAATCGGCAGTCAGATTATGACTGATGATAACCAAATTATCATCTCGCATTCCCCTGCAAACGAAATAATAGCAGATTTTCTAGCACGTTACACAAGACCAATTGAAATTCTATATAAAGATCCCGTACCAGAAATCACCATTTATTTTAAGCCTTCGGGCATCAATCATTTTATTGATAAAGCTTATCTGCTATTCGGGCAGAAAACGGCAATCAACTTCAATCCCTTTCCTGATTTTTATGAAGCAATGAAGGGTATATTGGAACTGAATGATCAAACACTCCAAATAGAGTTGCTTGAAGAATACTGGCTTTCAAAATTTGAACAAAAAGACCTTCAATTGATCGAGGATATTTTACTGGATATAGAATCGGATCTGAAAATTTCAGACATTGCTTCAAAGCATATTATTTCAAGGCAGTATCTTAATACTCTATTCACAAAAATAGTTGGAAAACCCTGTTCTGAGTATAGAAAAATCTATCGTTTCAGATCGACAATTGAAAAAAAGAAAAATACAAAAAAACTGACCCAGCTTACGTATGACAATCTCTTTTATGATCAATCTCATATGATAAAAGATTTTAAAGACCTTACCAAGGTAAGTCCTCAATCTTTCTTTAAAAAAATAGATATAGACAAAAAAAATATTTGGCTTTACATATAG